From the Synechococcus sp. Nb3U1 genome, one window contains:
- a CDS encoding ABC transporter permease — MNLFFPPSDWLLGQTLLERIFTWSFLISLLVSGIRLAVPVLLAVLGEVITQRSGVLNLGLEGILLMGSLAGFATTYHLEQAGVMGAAWTGLAAGILAGMAMGSVMAILAVRLKADQVVAGVTLVLLGQGLSTYLFRQLLPNSNVRVTGLSLWPIPGLSGIPGVGMVLFNHDPMVYLSGLLVPTCWFLLFRTRFGRSLRAVGENPAAAETSGISVERTRWIAILIGSALAGLGGAVLTVVQLRLFAEGITAGRGWIAVALVFFARWHPWQALLGSLLFGVADALQFRIQALGSQQFPYEFLLMLPYLLTLAVLWRKGKQVEAPAALGIPYLRGQR, encoded by the coding sequence ATGAACCTGTTCTTTCCCCCATCAGACTGGCTGCTGGGCCAAACTTTGCTGGAGCGCATCTTCACCTGGAGCTTTCTGATCTCCCTGCTGGTGTCGGGCATTCGCTTGGCAGTGCCGGTGTTGCTGGCGGTGTTGGGGGAGGTGATTACCCAACGTTCCGGCGTTCTCAATTTGGGCTTGGAAGGGATCCTGCTGATGGGATCCTTGGCGGGCTTTGCCACCACTTATCACCTGGAACAGGCAGGGGTGATGGGGGCGGCTTGGACAGGATTGGCTGCAGGGATCCTGGCGGGGATGGCCATGGGATCCGTGATGGCAATTTTGGCGGTGCGCCTCAAGGCAGATCAGGTGGTGGCGGGGGTAACGCTGGTGTTGCTGGGGCAGGGGTTGAGCACCTATTTGTTTCGGCAACTGTTGCCCAACAGCAATGTGCGGGTAACGGGGCTTTCCCTCTGGCCCATTCCAGGCTTATCGGGGATCCCTGGGGTGGGCATGGTGTTGTTCAATCATGACCCGATGGTGTACCTGAGTGGGCTGCTGGTACCCACCTGTTGGTTTCTGTTGTTTCGCACCCGCTTTGGTCGCTCGTTGCGGGCGGTGGGGGAAAATCCAGCGGCGGCAGAAACCTCTGGTATCAGCGTCGAGAGAACCCGTTGGATCGCCATTTTGATTGGCTCGGCTCTGGCGGGGTTAGGAGGGGCGGTACTGACGGTGGTACAGTTGCGCCTATTCGCGGAGGGGATCACAGCCGGACGGGGTTGGATCGCAGTGGCGCTGGTGTTTTTTGCCCGTTGGCATCCTTGGCAAGCGCTGCTGGGTTCCTTGTTGTTTGGGGTGGCGGATGCCTTGCAATTTCGCATTCAAGCCCTGGGATCCCAGCAATTTCCCTACGAGTTTTTGTTGATGTTGCCCTATCTGCTCACTTTGGCAGTGTTGTGGCGCAAAGGCAAACAGGTGGAAGCCCCGGCGGCTTTGGGGATCCCCTATCTGCGGGGGCAACGTTAG
- a CDS encoding CDP-alcohol phosphatidyltransferase family protein, with translation MTSPSVKPDLGLYQTKYLLRRLLRRMPGLQNLSPNALSVLAFGPGLGAAYCLWQGWWMGALLCILGRMVINTLDGLVAEEFGKTSKLGAYLNRLPGEFTDLLIILALWPHGDPTWMLALLLLTSWVQMFGLLGLVAGGSVQSVGPCGQTDRLAWIGLGCLLAQFGLAVWHGGIPFLVAGCGLTLVLRIGRSIRELRALDRDRDRAAAISETI, from the coding sequence ATGACCTCCCCCTCCGTCAAGCCTGATCTTGGCCTTTACCAAACTAAGTACCTGTTGCGGCGGCTGTTGCGCCGGATGCCGGGATTGCAGAATCTCTCCCCCAATGCTTTGTCAGTGCTGGCGTTTGGGCCAGGGTTGGGGGCTGCCTACTGCCTTTGGCAGGGGTGGTGGATGGGGGCGCTGCTGTGTATTCTAGGGCGCATGGTGATCAACACTCTGGATGGATTGGTGGCAGAGGAGTTTGGCAAAACCTCGAAGCTTGGTGCTTACCTGAACCGCTTGCCAGGAGAATTTACAGATCTGTTGATCATCTTGGCTCTGTGGCCCCACGGGGATCCCACCTGGATGTTGGCGTTATTGCTCTTAACCAGTTGGGTACAGATGTTTGGGCTGTTGGGCTTGGTGGCTGGTGGCAGCGTGCAATCGGTGGGTCCCTGTGGGCAAACGGATCGCTTGGCCTGGATTGGCTTGGGCTGTCTCTTGGCTCAGTTTGGCCTTGCCGTGTGGCATGGGGGGATCCCGTTCTTGGTGGCGGGTTGTGGCCTCACGCTTGTGTTGCGAATAGGGCGTTCCATTCGAGAACTCAGGGCCTTGGATAGAGACAGGGATCGAGCCGCCGCCATTTCAGAAACCATCTGA
- a CDS encoding lysophospholipid acyltransferase family protein — MKFQYSPLPDVGEPLVKRLGRYPRVPDITWENCRWLGRWLGVLLLRLNYRLQVTGRIPTGDRVALVANHRSHLDTLTLLAALPGRERQRVVVLAAQDYFFNRLDRALAASLLCQAVAFDREQKTSLRSWYERLQAPQKNWILFYPSGSRKRTEVQVGLLKLLVRTGWRIVPVRLEGTERAWPVGRRFWRPGGSLQIHFFEAYAGMDVEPLLARLQQELA, encoded by the coding sequence ATGAAATTTCAATATTCCCCTCTGCCGGATGTAGGGGAGCCCCTGGTAAAGCGGTTGGGGCGGTATCCGAGAGTGCCCGATATCACCTGGGAAAATTGCCGCTGGTTGGGCCGCTGGTTGGGGGTACTCTTGTTGCGCCTCAACTATCGGCTACAGGTGACGGGGCGGATCCCCACCGGGGATCGGGTGGCGTTGGTGGCCAATCATCGCTCTCACCTGGATACGTTGACTCTCTTGGCAGCTTTGCCTGGCCGTGAACGGCAGCGGGTGGTGGTGCTGGCGGCGCAAGACTACTTTTTTAACCGTTTGGATCGAGCTTTGGCGGCTTCCTTGTTGTGTCAGGCGGTAGCGTTCGACCGAGAACAGAAAACCTCCCTGCGCTCCTGGTACGAACGGCTCCAGGCCCCCCAAAAGAATTGGATTCTCTTCTACCCCAGTGGCAGTCGCAAGCGCACTGAAGTACAGGTGGGGTTGCTGAAGTTGCTGGTACGAACCGGCTGGCGAATCGTGCCGGTGCGCTTAGAAGGTACGGAGCGGGCTTGGCCGGTAGGGCGACGTTTTTGGCGACCTGGGGGATCCCTGCAGATCCATTTTTTTGAAGCCTATGCGGGCATGGATGTGGAGCCTCTGTTGGCGCGGCTGCAGCAAGAATTGGCCTAA
- a CDS encoding TIGR04376 family protein: MGLFDDLIRFLETRLEEFLRAHPEIELQALEEQLRQQESDTLRLLQESHAQEQALQKSILNLGEEIKTWHFRIEKAQRANRPDLAQGAQRREAELLQKGSQLWNQMKTLKEKIQQMEALLPQIRQRRQEVKTKLQEVKATQAQSSNSQDFGFGNWGKSNDTWDDLEKQFHQLEVEEELRKLRQQKR, from the coding sequence ATGGGACTATTCGACGATCTAATCCGATTTTTGGAAACCCGTTTGGAGGAATTTCTCAGGGCCCACCCCGAAATCGAGCTACAAGCCTTAGAAGAGCAGCTTCGTCAGCAGGAGTCCGATACTCTGCGACTGCTACAAGAGAGCCACGCCCAAGAACAAGCTCTGCAAAAGAGCATTCTCAACCTGGGAGAAGAAATTAAAACCTGGCACTTCCGCATTGAAAAAGCCCAACGGGCCAATCGTCCGGATCTGGCCCAAGGAGCCCAAAGGCGAGAGGCAGAACTGCTGCAAAAAGGCAGCCAGTTGTGGAACCAGATGAAAACCCTGAAAGAGAAAATCCAACAAATGGAGGCATTGCTGCCGCAAATTCGACAGCGTCGCCAAGAGGTGAAGACCAAGCTACAAGAGGTGAAAGCCACCCAAGCCCAAAGTTCCAACAGCCAGGATTTTGGTTTTGGCAACTGGGGGAAGTCCAACGATACCTGGGATGATTTGGAAAAACAATTTCATCAACTGGAGGTGGAAGAAGAATTGCGCAAGCTCCGGCAACAAAAACGATAA
- a CDS encoding ABC transporter ATP-binding protein, with product MFEQEHFANGRAGSVGSLERLTELSAPARREIRSPVVQMVGVNKIYLLPEGSFQALYDIDLVIEPGEYCAIMGPSGSGKSTLMNLIGCLDQPSSGRYWLDGVEVSTLSDQELAQIRNQKIGFVFQQFHLLPVLTALENVMLPLAYSGIPEPEQRQRATQALEQVGLGSKLHQRPAQLSGGQQQRVAIARAIVNHPRLLLADEPTGALDSHTSQEVLNIFADLHRQGMTIAMVTHGIEVAQAAQRIIRVGDGRLLG from the coding sequence ATGTTTGAGCAAGAACACTTCGCAAACGGTCGAGCTGGATCTGTGGGATCCCTAGAGCGCCTCACCGAACTCTCCGCCCCCGCCCGCCGTGAAATCCGCTCCCCCGTTGTGCAGATGGTCGGGGTGAATAAGATCTATCTGCTGCCAGAGGGCAGTTTCCAAGCCCTTTACGATATCGACTTGGTGATCGAGCCTGGGGAATATTGCGCCATTATGGGGCCATCGGGCTCGGGCAAATCCACCCTGATGAACCTGATCGGTTGTTTGGATCAGCCCAGTTCTGGCCGCTACTGGCTGGATGGGGTGGAGGTATCTACCCTGTCGGATCAGGAGCTGGCGCAAATTCGCAATCAAAAAATTGGCTTTGTCTTTCAGCAGTTTCATCTGCTCCCCGTCTTAACTGCCCTGGAAAATGTAATGCTGCCCCTGGCTTATAGCGGCATCCCAGAACCAGAGCAACGGCAGCGGGCCACGCAAGCTCTAGAACAGGTGGGGTTAGGGAGCAAACTGCATCAGCGTCCGGCCCAACTCTCCGGGGGTCAACAGCAGCGGGTGGCTATCGCTCGCGCCATTGTGAATCACCCGCGCCTACTTCTGGCGGATGAACCGACGGGTGCTCTGGATAGCCATACCAGCCAAGAGGTGCTGAACATTTTCGCCGACCTGCACCGGCAGGGGATGACGATCGCCATGGTCACCCACGGCATTGAAGTGGCCCAGGCCGCCCAGCGCATTATTCGGGTTGGAGATGGGCGTTTGTTGGGTTGA
- a CDS encoding MBL fold metallo-hydrolase, whose translation MEPERPPLRLIPLGTDPHQQGCAYWLELGSHRVLLDCGLPGSVLLKALPGIPDAVICSHAHFDHLQGLPVFHRRYPQVPLYATPVTAHLATGLWERGIWLGYDREVRFPPFRALPLGQAREILPHLMLTFFSAGHLPGAAATLLQNTQTTPAQTCVYSGDCSLASTRFAPGFDLTALRHWQPDLLLMEASLGATRHPARRHLENRLVERLLSALEAGQTVLLPLPVLGLGQELIFLLKAHHRFTQSPKELMVWVAPGLAAGCDLYERLLPQMPEPVQNFATYQPLFWELRLQPQVQPLTEADPLPQGLLLCDADAGPESWEPIWSRLLAQPQRSCLLVQLPEVELATPFERWPALLRSRIQVESMTWHSHNDVGHLTQIIHTFRPQHLVLIHGSPKQAQDLADLPELCNRYHVHCPQPGHGLEFPDGRLQTPLKGADLANLKSSTSAEIGDPAVRYEGEVEEVWQDHTAARSIAGVQVRLPAQLLEDPRWLAWADTGLVEARWQGSELVLRGLSPRELIRPAETPSPPGGTSVPRPAGSSISAKSSAKSGMKCQSCRFARQILTSQTPAFRCDQERSPLYRLRVDPQGTCPYHQPEEIYSSG comes from the coding sequence GTGGAGCCAGAACGCCCCCCCCTTCGACTGATCCCGCTGGGTACGGATCCCCACCAGCAGGGTTGTGCCTATTGGTTAGAGCTGGGATCCCATCGTGTGTTACTAGATTGCGGGTTGCCCGGCTCGGTTCTCCTGAAAGCCTTGCCAGGGATCCCGGATGCTGTCATCTGTAGCCATGCCCATTTTGACCATTTGCAGGGTCTGCCTGTCTTTCATCGTCGCTACCCGCAAGTACCCCTTTATGCCACTCCAGTTACGGCCCATTTGGCCACGGGGCTGTGGGAGCGTGGGATATGGCTCGGTTATGACCGCGAAGTGCGTTTCCCCCCCTTTCGAGCTCTGCCCCTCGGCCAGGCGCGGGAAATTTTGCCCCATCTGATGCTCACTTTTTTTTCCGCAGGACACCTGCCGGGGGCAGCAGCGACGCTGTTGCAAAATACCCAAACTACCCCCGCCCAAACCTGTGTTTATAGCGGCGACTGTTCGTTGGCTTCCACCCGTTTTGCCCCTGGCTTCGATTTGACGGCATTGCGCCATTGGCAGCCGGATCTGCTGCTGATGGAAGCCTCGCTAGGGGCCACCCGGCATCCCGCCCGTCGCCACCTGGAAAATCGTTTGGTGGAGCGGCTGCTCAGTGCTCTGGAAGCGGGGCAAACGGTGTTACTTCCTCTGCCTGTGTTGGGGTTAGGGCAGGAGCTGATCTTTCTGTTGAAGGCCCATCACCGCTTTACCCAATCCCCGAAGGAGCTGATGGTGTGGGTGGCTCCAGGGTTGGCCGCAGGCTGTGATCTCTACGAACGGTTGCTCCCCCAGATGCCGGAGCCGGTGCAAAATTTTGCCACCTACCAGCCTTTGTTTTGGGAATTGCGCCTGCAACCTCAGGTACAGCCCCTGACGGAGGCGGATCCTCTGCCGCAGGGCTTGTTGCTGTGCGATGCCGATGCTGGGCCAGAGTCTTGGGAGCCGATCTGGTCGAGACTGTTGGCGCAACCGCAGCGCTCCTGTTTGCTGGTGCAACTGCCGGAGGTGGAACTGGCCACCCCGTTTGAGCGTTGGCCCGCTTTGTTGCGTTCCCGCATCCAAGTGGAATCCATGACCTGGCACAGCCACAACGATGTCGGGCACCTCACCCAGATCATTCATACCTTTCGACCGCAACATTTGGTCCTGATCCACGGCAGCCCTAAGCAGGCCCAGGATTTGGCGGATCTACCGGAGCTGTGCAACCGCTACCATGTCCATTGCCCGCAGCCTGGACATGGGCTGGAGTTTCCGGATGGACGCCTGCAAACCCCGCTCAAGGGAGCTGATCTGGCTAATCTCAAGAGCAGCACTTCTGCTGAGATCGGGGATCCGGCGGTGCGTTACGAAGGGGAGGTGGAAGAAGTGTGGCAGGATCACACCGCTGCTCGCTCGATTGCCGGGGTGCAGGTGCGTTTGCCCGCCCAGCTGCTCGAGGATCCCCGTTGGCTGGCCTGGGCCGATACCGGCTTAGTGGAAGCCCGTTGGCAGGGATCCGAACTGGTGCTACGCGGTCTTTCGCCCCGGGAATTGATTCGTCCGGCAGAGACCCCATCCCCCCCAGGAGGAACATCCGTGCCGCGCCCAGCCGGCTCTTCTATCTCTGCAAAAAGCTCTGCAAAAAGTGGCATGAAATGCCAGAGTTGCCGCTTTGCCCGCCAGATCTTGACCTCCCAAACCCCAGCCTTTCGCTGCGATCAAGAACGCTCTCCTCTCTACCGCTTAAGGGTGGATCCCCAGGGAACCTGTCCCTACCATCAGCCTGAGGAGATCTACTCTTCCGGTTAG
- a CDS encoding transporter substrate-binding domain-containing protein: MTLLKRRKTLLGLALGSVAAAGVWLEPSWVQAQARETLTMGTSPDYPPYEYYDTSSGQEQIVGFDIDIANYIAEELGFNLRVVGMDFSGLIPALQANRVDFVMAGMTPTEERKQNVDFSDVYFVAQNTIIARAGSNLATPADLAGKRVGVQLGTIQEEEAKGYAEADPSIDVRSLNKIGEIIQEIKAGRLDAAIIEDTVAAGFAASNPDLEFNVIPEADPDAPRGSAIAFPKGSPRVADFNRVLAGMEASGKMDELILKWFGEDSPALAAE, encoded by the coding sequence ATGACCTTATTGAAACGACGGAAAACCTTGCTTGGCCTAGCCCTAGGTTCTGTAGCGGCGGCTGGGGTATGGTTGGAGCCCAGTTGGGTACAGGCTCAAGCCCGTGAAACCCTCACCATGGGCACCTCCCCCGACTACCCTCCCTATGAGTACTACGACACCTCCAGCGGCCAAGAGCAGATTGTGGGTTTTGATATCGATATTGCCAACTACATTGCCGAAGAACTGGGTTTTAACCTGCGGGTTGTGGGTATGGATTTCAGCGGCCTCATCCCTGCTTTACAAGCCAATCGGGTCGATTTTGTTATGGCGGGGATGACCCCCACCGAAGAACGCAAACAAAACGTCGATTTCTCGGATGTCTATTTCGTGGCCCAAAACACGATCATCGCCAGGGCCGGCAGCAACCTTGCCACCCCTGCCGATCTGGCCGGCAAGCGAGTTGGAGTGCAGTTGGGCACCATTCAAGAGGAAGAAGCCAAAGGGTATGCGGAAGCGGATCCCAGCATCGATGTGCGCTCTCTGAATAAAATTGGCGAAATTATTCAGGAGATCAAAGCGGGCCGTTTGGATGCCGCCATCATCGAAGATACGGTAGCGGCTGGGTTTGCCGCTTCTAACCCTGATTTGGAGTTCAATGTCATTCCAGAAGCGGATCCGGATGCCCCGCGGGGTTCGGCCATTGCCTTTCCAAAGGGATCCCCTCGCGTGGCCGACTTCAACCGCGTTTTGGCGGGGATGGAAGCCAGCGGCAAAATGGATGAACTAATCCTGAAATGGTTTGGGGAAGATTCTCCGGCGTTGGCAGCCGAGTAG
- a CDS encoding amino acid ABC transporter permease: MNLDFSQIQGDIPFIVAGIRVTLQFTLLSVIFGFAWGTVLSLFKISNIPPLRWFAVAYTSVFRGTPLILQLTLIYFATPQLLNYDISPLQAGVLTFSLNSGAYTSETIRGGILAVDRGQWDAAASLGVPYRQMMLDLIFPQALKNILPALVNESIALLKDSALVSVISVTDVMRRAQIVAAGKFLYFEPLIVAGIIYYLLVISLTWVAQQFERRLRASD, from the coding sequence ATGAATCTCGATTTTTCTCAAATCCAGGGGGATATCCCGTTTATCGTGGCCGGGATCCGTGTCACCCTGCAATTTACGCTTTTGTCGGTGATCTTCGGCTTTGCTTGGGGGACGGTTCTCTCTCTGTTCAAGATCTCCAACATCCCCCCTCTGCGTTGGTTTGCGGTGGCCTATACCTCGGTTTTTCGCGGTACACCCCTGATTTTGCAGCTCACCTTGATTTACTTTGCTACGCCGCAACTGCTTAACTACGACATTTCTCCCCTGCAAGCTGGGGTGCTCACCTTCAGCCTCAACTCCGGCGCTTACACCTCCGAAACCATTCGCGGCGGCATTTTGGCTGTAGACAGGGGGCAATGGGATGCGGCGGCCTCGCTGGGTGTGCCCTACCGCCAGATGATGTTGGATCTGATTTTTCCACAAGCCCTGAAAAACATTCTTCCGGCCCTCGTGAATGAAAGTATTGCGCTGCTCAAAGATTCGGCCTTGGTTTCGGTGATCAGCGTCACGGATGTGATGCGGCGGGCGCAAATCGTGGCAGCAGGCAAGTTTCTTTATTTTGAACCTTTGATTGTGGCTGGGATCATCTACTATCTGCTGGTGATCAGCCTGACCTGGGTTGCCCAACAGTTTGAACGGAGGTTACGGGCCAGTGATTAA
- a CDS encoding amino acid ABC transporter ATP-binding protein: protein MIKVQDLHKKFGALHVLKGISTEIPLGSVVAIIGPSGCGKSTFLRCINRLEVPTSGHITINGTDITDPSTDILKVRQRVGMVFQHFNIFPHMTVLQNLIYAPLKVKKVPKDQALAKAHELLDRVGLSDKADVYPSRLSGGQKQRVAIARSLAMEPQVMLFDEPTSALDPEMVREVLDVMKSLAQSHMTMAIVTHEMGFAREVADRICFFDSGLLVEDAPPAEFFSNPQSERAKQFLEKML from the coding sequence GTGATTAAAGTTCAGGATCTCCACAAAAAATTTGGTGCTTTGCACGTGCTCAAGGGCATTAGCACCGAAATTCCCTTGGGATCCGTAGTGGCGATCATCGGCCCTTCAGGTTGCGGAAAATCTACCTTTTTGCGCTGTATCAATCGGTTAGAAGTGCCTACCTCCGGCCACATTACCATTAATGGTACCGATATCACGGATCCCAGTACCGACATCCTCAAGGTGCGGCAGCGGGTGGGCATGGTTTTCCAGCACTTCAACATCTTTCCCCACATGACGGTGTTGCAAAACCTTATCTATGCCCCCCTGAAGGTGAAGAAAGTTCCCAAGGATCAAGCCCTAGCCAAAGCACATGAATTGCTGGATCGAGTGGGCCTCTCGGACAAAGCCGATGTCTATCCTTCCCGGCTCTCAGGGGGACAAAAGCAACGGGTGGCGATTGCCCGCTCCCTGGCTATGGAACCGCAAGTGATGCTCTTCGATGAACCTACGTCAGCTTTGGATCCGGAGATGGTACGGGAGGTATTGGATGTGATGAAATCCTTGGCTCAGTCTCACATGACGATGGCCATCGTCACCCATGAGATGGGGTTTGCCCGTGAGGTGGCGGATCGCATTTGTTTCTTCGACAGTGGCCTTTTGGTGGAAGATGCCCCCCCGGCAGAGTTCTTCAGCAACCCCCAGAGCGAACGGGCCAAGCAGTTCCTGGAAAAAATGCTCTAA
- a CDS encoding glycosyltransferase family 2 protein has protein sequence MGISTGQAGQYNRIVRDLGPMRVHLFRSVGLLHLIAGVMYLFWRLTAGLTGFGSFLFWCAELFVWLAAVAFFLSRFLHQLSHLPVPEVFQQAFFQMPRVDVLVMRRWDSVEATRQTALAALRLNYPWDRLFVHVVDLAEDEAMAKVARAVPCEYWACPNPAVDPLAYVLQLGRVKGDYFLLLDPGQFPDPSLLFQALPLFYDSPERAPIANRTGFVQVMLRTLGQPRAVHPLQQVLAVGSRGYQAAPLLGSGCLIRRQALEGIPDLDSCKPVRLGCQLHRQGWVSHLVRETQVTGALLPLRNRRIALLALFSALKENPFWRGQTSQQQQFQYLWLTLWGAGGVAEIAYLAVPIAYLWTGWTPVPAFDGEFFAWFLPYVLLGRFSWFLAFPPSLWRAAWQSERQTGSQFFQSIQALVQSLQGVIPDPEKPSQLSLGPQALAILLTLLAIGVGSVRLLGSWDPAWAGFVLGLLWAVYNLLILTVRPDDHDFARLQFSRRRAATPPEEVADPVSSLTED, from the coding sequence GTGGGAATCTCTACAGGTCAAGCAGGTCAGTACAACAGGATTGTGCGAGATTTGGGGCCGATGCGGGTGCATCTGTTTCGTTCTGTAGGTCTGCTTCACCTCATTGCTGGGGTGATGTATCTCTTTTGGCGGCTAACGGCAGGATTGACGGGTTTCGGATCCTTTCTCTTTTGGTGTGCGGAGCTGTTCGTCTGGTTAGCGGCTGTTGCTTTTTTCTTGAGTCGCTTTCTCCATCAGTTAAGTCATCTGCCTGTGCCAGAGGTGTTTCAACAAGCATTCTTCCAGATGCCGCGGGTGGATGTGCTGGTGATGCGCCGCTGGGATTCTGTGGAGGCAACTCGACAAACGGCACTGGCAGCTCTGCGCCTGAATTACCCGTGGGATCGGCTGTTCGTTCACGTGGTCGATCTGGCCGAAGATGAGGCGATGGCCAAGGTAGCTCGGGCTGTTCCCTGCGAGTATTGGGCTTGTCCAAATCCAGCGGTGGATCCCTTGGCCTACGTTCTGCAGTTGGGGCGGGTAAAAGGAGACTATTTTCTGCTCTTGGATCCGGGCCAGTTTCCCGATCCAAGCTTGCTGTTTCAAGCCTTGCCTCTCTTTTACGACTCACCGGAGCGTGCTCCCATCGCCAACCGCACGGGCTTTGTACAGGTGATGCTGCGCACCCTCGGCCAGCCAAGGGCTGTTCACCCGTTGCAGCAGGTTTTGGCAGTGGGATCCCGAGGTTACCAGGCAGCACCATTGTTGGGATCCGGCTGCTTAATACGGCGGCAAGCCCTGGAAGGGATCCCCGACCTAGACTCTTGCAAACCGGTGCGATTGGGGTGTCAGCTTCATCGGCAGGGGTGGGTATCCCATTTGGTGAGAGAAACCCAGGTGACAGGAGCTCTACTACCCCTGCGCAATCGACGCATTGCTCTCTTGGCTTTGTTTTCTGCCCTCAAGGAAAACCCCTTTTGGAGAGGGCAAACCAGCCAGCAGCAGCAGTTTCAATACCTATGGCTGACCCTCTGGGGCGCGGGCGGGGTGGCGGAGATCGCCTATCTGGCGGTGCCGATAGCTTATCTGTGGACAGGCTGGACACCTGTACCTGCATTTGACGGAGAATTCTTCGCGTGGTTCTTACCCTATGTGTTACTGGGTCGTTTCAGTTGGTTCCTTGCTTTCCCTCCCTCTCTTTGGAGAGCCGCTTGGCAGTCGGAACGACAGACGGGCAGCCAGTTTTTTCAGTCCATTCAGGCTCTGGTGCAATCGCTGCAAGGGGTGATCCCCGATCCAGAAAAGCCGTCACAATTGTCGTTAGGGCCGCAAGCCTTGGCCATTCTGCTCACCCTCTTGGCCATCGGGGTGGGATCCGTTCGTCTTTTGGGCTCTTGGGATCCCGCTTGGGCTGGGTTTGTACTTGGCTTGCTTTGGGCGGTTTACAACCTGTTGATCCTGACGGTGCGCCCCGACGATCACGATTTTGCTAGGTTGCAATTCTCCCGCAGAAGAGCGGCCACCCCCCCTGAAGAGGTTGCAGACCCGGTCTCGAGCTTGACAGAGGATTAG